Proteins from one Syntrophorhabdaceae bacterium genomic window:
- a CDS encoding FAD-binding protein encodes MAATLEQLSDGVIETDFLIIGGGLVGSLAAIRARKNSKDLDITVIDKATMEYSGDGVGLDNFNQIPLHKEDMGKKEASTNDVKKGAMGTERYKGLKQAKLAEKQAKNTYVSVPLLEEIGVKLREDDGSLKVLQGYRKGTVWGRIEYDEHGKPYEPLFGTLSRGSDLKMRLGTAVRKAGVRILDRTMVTSIVTNDGKAIGATAINVRTGKFLVFKAKTLLLATGMAARLYPYPWAPYPNNLFYTLTAPMNHGGGHICALDAGAKLWNMEINIVYNVSKGINHSSGGGACNWYFKMYNSKGEYLEDKYPDSNVTKMGGMIPGVNFLFSPNVRNSEYANDVILSAKNVATDDDVAAVYFTAATEPTRALKFHKLAGGLTNERPAECVPVLVGIGMQASGGVFRENEYAETGVKNLFAGGTVSGGGSAGSHGFTWACLIADHVTELVKCEKLESFGPEQLRQVELTRKAVLSPLSQRSEYRVNPLELEDYVRNVNYNYVGIKRVKAKMDRAIELLRFAYQGAVPLLYAGNPHELMRALEVKDIIQISELHAQFALRRTESRMVPAHYRDDYPEMDPAWDDMVVTAQKIAGEIKYDRERLNKE; translated from the coding sequence ATGGCGGCAACACTCGAACAATTATCAGACGGCGTCATCGAAACAGACTTCCTGATCATCGGTGGCGGCCTGGTAGGAAGCCTGGCTGCTATCCGGGCCAGGAAAAACAGCAAAGATTTGGATATTACCGTGATTGACAAAGCCACGATGGAATATAGCGGTGATGGAGTGGGACTCGATAATTTTAACCAGATTCCGCTTCATAAGGAGGATATGGGGAAAAAGGAAGCCAGCACAAATGATGTAAAGAAGGGAGCAATGGGGACCGAGCGGTACAAAGGTCTCAAGCAAGCCAAGCTGGCCGAGAAACAAGCGAAGAACACCTACGTGTCGGTGCCCCTCCTCGAAGAGATCGGCGTCAAGCTCCGCGAAGACGATGGTTCGCTTAAGGTGCTTCAGGGATACAGAAAAGGAACCGTATGGGGCCGCATCGAATATGACGAGCATGGAAAACCGTATGAACCTCTATTCGGGACTCTGTCGAGAGGCTCCGATCTTAAGATGAGACTGGGAACTGCGGTCCGCAAGGCGGGAGTGAGGATCCTCGATAGAACGATGGTGACGAGTATCGTAACGAACGACGGCAAAGCCATCGGAGCAACGGCTATCAACGTAAGAACCGGCAAGTTTCTCGTGTTCAAGGCCAAGACGCTCCTTCTGGCAACCGGAATGGCAGCAAGGCTCTATCCCTATCCATGGGCCCCCTACCCTAATAACCTCTTCTACACCCTGACGGCCCCAATGAACCACGGAGGAGGACATATATGTGCGTTAGACGCAGGTGCAAAACTCTGGAATATGGAGATCAATATCGTCTACAACGTATCCAAAGGAATAAACCACTCCAGCGGTGGCGGAGCCTGCAACTGGTATTTCAAGATGTACAACTCCAAAGGGGAGTATCTTGAGGATAAGTACCCCGACAGCAATGTCACCAAAATGGGCGGCATGATCCCCGGGGTAAATTTCCTCTTTTCACCCAACGTCCGGAACTCGGAGTATGCGAATGATGTTATTCTATCCGCAAAGAATGTAGCCACCGATGATGATGTAGCCGCGGTCTATTTTACGGCCGCAACAGAACCGACGAGGGCGCTCAAGTTCCACAAACTCGCCGGCGGTCTCACGAACGAACGGCCCGCCGAATGCGTGCCCGTACTGGTCGGTATAGGTATGCAGGCGAGCGGTGGTGTTTTCCGTGAAAACGAATACGCAGAGACCGGGGTAAAGAACCTGTTTGCAGGTGGAACCGTTTCTGGCGGCGGCTCGGCCGGTTCACACGGATTCACCTGGGCATGTCTGATCGCGGATCATGTCACGGAACTGGTGAAATGTGAAAAGCTGGAATCGTTTGGCCCGGAACAGTTACGGCAGGTGGAGTTGACGAGAAAGGCGGTCCTGTCCCCGCTGTCACAGCGATCTGAATACCGAGTGAATCCATTAGAGCTTGAAGACTATGTCAGAAATGTAAACTACAACTACGTGGGCATCAAAAGGGTTAAAGCAAAAATGGATCGCGCTATTGAATTGCTGAGATTCGCGTACCAGGGCGCAGTACCCTTGCTGTACGCGGGCAATCCGCACGAGCTAATGCGGGCTCTGGAGGTGAAAGACATCATACAAATATCAGAGCTGCATGCACAATTTGCTCTGAGGCGGACTGAAAGCCGTATGGTACCGGCCCATTACCGCGACGACTATCCGGAAATGGATCCCGCGTGGGACGACATGGTGGTCACGGCACAAAAGATAGCCGGTGAAATCAAGTACGATCGCGAAAGACTGAATAAAGAATAA
- a CDS encoding ferredoxin family protein, with the protein MYKTDVNYGPRIDYEHCNRCGVCYQHCPMDIFGWDEEKQLPVVAYPAECSFCCFCEVMCSQVAIDVHLPLHHMLDFGLAPTDLKKEYKVLDEDR; encoded by the coding sequence ATGTACAAGACTGATGTCAATTATGGCCCAAGGATCGATTACGAACACTGCAACAGATGCGGTGTATGTTATCAACACTGTCCTATGGATATCTTCGGCTGGGATGAAGAAAAGCAATTGCCGGTCGTCGCCTATCCGGCTGAATGTTCCTTCTGCTGTTTTTGCGAGGTAATGTGCTCACAGGTAGCGATAGACGTACACCTCCCGCTTCACCATATGCTCGACTTCGGACTCGCCCCTACGGACCTGAAAAAGGAATACAAGGTGCTGGACGAGGACAGATGA
- the glmS gene encoding methylaspartate mutase subunit S: MNNDIQSKGTIVTGVIGDDVHIVGIRILEYALGKAGFKVVPLGSQVSQTEFVEGAIETNADAILISSLSGHAEALIPGLREKCVEAGLNKVLLYLGGYLLVGEAAWTEAEKKFVDMGIDRVYPPGTMPTKAIADLEADITARRSR, encoded by the coding sequence ATGAACAATGACATTCAATCCAAAGGAACAATAGTGACAGGGGTGATAGGAGACGATGTCCATATCGTCGGCATAAGAATACTCGAGTATGCCCTGGGTAAAGCGGGATTCAAGGTCGTACCCCTGGGGTCTCAGGTATCGCAGACAGAGTTTGTTGAGGGTGCTATTGAAACAAATGCGGATGCAATCCTGATTTCTTCTCTCAGCGGCCACGCTGAAGCGCTTATACCCGGCCTGAGAGAGAAGTGCGTTGAGGCGGGACTCAACAAGGTCCTTCTGTATTTGGGCGGCTACCTACTCGTCGGCGAGGCGGCATGGACAGAGGCAGAAAAGAAGTTTGTGGATATGGGTATAGATCGAGTATATCCGCCCGGCACCATGCCTACAAAGGCCATCGCTGATCTTGAAGCGGATATTACAGCCAGAAGGAGCCGGTAA